In one window of Halocatena salina DNA:
- the ilvA gene encoding threonine ammonia-lyase, with product MSKSREIPITYEEIERANERLDDELVVKRTPIERSTSLGEFVSADVYLKMEHLQWTGSFKTRGAYNKISQDVEAGIDEFVAASAGNHAQGVALAATKCGADSVIVMPKTAPQAKVDATRGYGATVELVGQDFQDAMEYAQDKAAQQDDMEFVHAYDDRDIVAGQGTLGVEMYEDCSNLDTVVVPIGGGGLISGISTALKELSPDTRVVGVQAVGAETVHESLDKGVPMTLSEVDTIADGIATGGISELTLDLIKEHVDEVVTVTDSEISRAILLLLERAKQVVEGAAAASVAAILSDSLDVEGETVMPLLSGGNLDMTMLQTVLIHALTEREQLLQLRVRINDTDGKMSEISGTIAEHGANIRTVRHDRSVEDLTIGEAYLMFEVETSGAEHARSIVESIEADGYAVEEMNRQ from the coding sequence ATGAGCAAATCCCGAGAGATACCGATTACCTACGAGGAGATTGAACGAGCAAACGAACGATTAGACGACGAACTGGTTGTCAAACGAACCCCGATCGAACGAAGCACGTCACTTGGTGAGTTCGTCAGCGCAGACGTCTACCTGAAGATGGAACATCTCCAGTGGACGGGATCGTTCAAGACCAGAGGGGCCTACAACAAGATCAGTCAAGATGTTGAGGCTGGTATCGACGAGTTTGTGGCGGCCAGTGCAGGCAATCACGCCCAGGGTGTGGCCCTTGCAGCCACAAAATGCGGTGCAGACTCGGTTATCGTGATGCCGAAGACCGCGCCACAGGCGAAGGTCGACGCGACCCGTGGCTATGGTGCGACGGTCGAACTCGTTGGCCAGGATTTCCAGGATGCGATGGAGTACGCCCAGGACAAGGCTGCCCAGCAAGACGACATGGAATTTGTCCACGCGTACGACGACAGGGATATCGTCGCCGGACAGGGTACCCTCGGCGTCGAGATGTACGAGGATTGCTCGAACCTCGACACCGTCGTCGTCCCAATCGGCGGCGGGGGACTTATCAGCGGCATCTCGACAGCGCTCAAGGAACTATCGCCTGACACCCGCGTCGTCGGCGTCCAGGCGGTCGGTGCCGAAACCGTCCATGAGAGCCTCGACAAGGGTGTTCCCATGACACTCAGCGAGGTTGATACGATAGCCGACGGCATCGCCACTGGTGGTATCTCCGAACTGACGCTCGACCTCATCAAAGAACACGTCGACGAGGTTGTGACCGTGACGGACTCGGAGATCTCGCGGGCGATACTCCTATTGCTGGAGCGCGCGAAACAAGTCGTCGAGGGGGCCGCAGCGGCCTCCGTCGCGGCAATCTTGAGTGATTCTCTCGATGTCGAGGGTGAGACGGTCATGCCACTCCTCAGTGGCGGGAATCTGGACATGACGATGCTTCAGACGGTGCTGATTCACGCGCTCACCGAACGCGAACAGTTGCTACAACTGCGCGTGCGAATCAACGACACGGACGGAAAGATGTCGGAGATATCCGGTACCATCGCTGAACACGGAGCGAACATCCGCACCGTTCGTCACGACCGGTCCGTCGAGGACTTGACCATCGGCGAAGCGTATCTCATGTTTGAAGTCGAAACCAGCGGTGCCGAACACGCACGCTCTATCGTTGAGTCCATCGAGGCAGATGGGTACGCCGTCGAAGAGATGAACCGTCAGTGA
- a CDS encoding GcvT family protein yields the protein MSTEDSLTQAETVIIGAGAVGCSVAYHLTELGAEDIAVVDQGPLPITGGSSTHAPGIMFQTSPSKIQTKTAHYTSRLLKDAGAYTEVGGIELARSEERMDFLRRRVEWAESYGLPKPQLLEPEEVTEHLPLINEDEILGGYYSPTDGRVDSTEALTWYMQASDADFFGNTEVTDIEISGGEVQSVVTDKGRIECERCVLATNNWAYQTGQMAGLDLPITPVEHQYVVTEALEELPRDRTPRGDATAGLDIPSDKAITESMSQPPDRPVGRDQDNSLYFRTHGDGYGLGSYNHESLVVDPDEMGKNSDESQASVHSFTEEHWTKATHPNRDKSPEQAFSELLPATVDKEFRVTENGIFVYTPDGMPVIGETASVEGLWTGLAIWWTHSSGYGRILAEWMETGVPRLPSGPVDTSGIHVRRFEPHAGGKDYFTDRGAKRYEQVYSIVEPRWQPEEHRGLRVSPFYQQQLDLGAECYQSGGWETPQWYEYNEELVSKYEDQIPEQVGWQGVNRSPIEAVEHLHTRENVSMFDMTTFSSIMVEGENAGEFLQHICSNDMDIEPGQVRYTTMLNKGGTIIADLTVVRLGENEYMVTTGGGNSPGIHGSWIEEHAPDTVSVTVEESSKCTLGLWGPDSRLLLQRVTDADVSNEGFPYFSSKQMYVGDVPVIALRVSYVGELGWELWAPSEYGQKLWTTLWEAGQDLDIRPMGGGALESMRLEKGFRLWGTDIGTDVNPLVAGLPFAVDLETDFIGKEALVESKEDGLDKQIACLTLDDSTDIMLSGRPVKKDGDTIGHVQAGGYGYSIDESIVYTYLPSTYAKAGTSVTVTCEGERYDATVRDEPLFDPERNKIIR from the coding sequence ATGAGCACAGAAGATTCCCTCACTCAGGCCGAGACAGTTATCATCGGTGCTGGTGCGGTCGGTTGTAGCGTCGCCTACCATCTAACCGAACTCGGTGCGGAAGACATCGCCGTCGTCGATCAGGGACCGCTTCCCATCACCGGTGGGTCGTCCACCCACGCACCGGGCATCATGTTCCAAACATCGCCGTCGAAGATACAGACGAAAACCGCTCATTACACGAGCCGTCTCCTGAAGGACGCTGGCGCCTACACGGAGGTCGGTGGTATCGAACTCGCGCGGTCCGAGGAGCGAATGGACTTCCTCAGACGACGTGTTGAATGGGCTGAGTCGTATGGACTACCCAAGCCACAACTCCTCGAACCCGAGGAAGTCACGGAGCATCTTCCGCTTATCAATGAAGACGAAATCCTGGGTGGCTACTACTCGCCGACCGACGGACGAGTAGACAGCACGGAGGCACTCACCTGGTATATGCAGGCCTCCGATGCGGATTTCTTCGGCAATACCGAGGTAACCGACATCGAGATCTCAGGCGGCGAAGTGCAGAGCGTCGTCACCGACAAGGGACGGATCGAGTGCGAACGGTGTGTCCTCGCGACAAACAACTGGGCGTACCAGACCGGGCAGATGGCTGGTCTCGACCTCCCGATAACGCCCGTCGAACACCAGTACGTGGTCACTGAAGCGCTCGAGGAACTCCCTAGGGATCGCACGCCACGCGGTGACGCAACTGCTGGCCTAGATATCCCTAGTGACAAGGCGATTACCGAATCGATGTCTCAGCCACCGGACCGGCCGGTCGGTCGCGACCAGGACAACTCACTGTACTTCCGAACCCACGGTGACGGTTACGGGCTCGGGTCGTACAACCACGAGTCGCTGGTCGTCGATCCCGACGAGATGGGCAAGAACTCCGACGAGAGCCAAGCGTCGGTCCACAGTTTCACGGAGGAACACTGGACGAAGGCGACCCATCCTAATCGAGATAAATCGCCCGAACAGGCGTTCAGCGAACTCCTCCCTGCTACGGTGGACAAAGAGTTCCGCGTCACCGAGAACGGTATCTTCGTCTACACGCCTGACGGGATGCCGGTCATCGGTGAAACGGCCTCTGTTGAGGGACTCTGGACCGGATTGGCTATCTGGTGGACCCACTCGAGTGGCTACGGGAGGATTCTTGCGGAGTGGATGGAAACCGGCGTCCCGCGTCTCCCATCGGGACCGGTCGATACGAGTGGCATCCACGTCCGACGGTTCGAGCCACATGCCGGGGGGAAGGACTACTTCACGGACCGGGGTGCCAAGCGGTACGAGCAGGTCTACAGCATCGTCGAACCGAGGTGGCAACCGGAGGAGCACCGTGGCCTTCGGGTCAGTCCGTTCTATCAGCAACAACTGGATCTCGGCGCGGAGTGCTACCAGAGTGGCGGGTGGGAGACCCCACAGTGGTACGAATACAACGAGGAGCTCGTCTCGAAGTACGAGGACCAGATACCCGAACAAGTCGGCTGGCAGGGCGTTAATCGGTCCCCCATCGAAGCTGTCGAGCACCTGCATACCCGTGAGAACGTCTCCATGTTCGATATGACGACGTTCAGTTCAATCATGGTCGAAGGGGAGAACGCCGGCGAGTTCCTACAGCACATCTGCAGCAACGACATGGATATCGAACCGGGGCAGGTTCGGTATACGACGATGTTAAACAAGGGCGGGACTATCATTGCTGATCTCACTGTTGTTCGCCTTGGCGAAAACGAATACATGGTAACAACCGGTGGCGGCAACTCACCGGGCATTCACGGTTCCTGGATAGAAGAGCACGCACCGGACACAGTTTCGGTCACAGTCGAGGAATCTTCGAAGTGTACACTGGGTCTTTGGGGCCCTGACTCCCGGCTCCTACTGCAGCGGGTCACCGACGCCGATGTTTCCAACGAGGGCTTTCCGTACTTCAGTAGTAAGCAGATGTACGTCGGTGATGTCCCTGTCATCGCGCTCCGCGTCTCGTACGTCGGCGAGCTAGGCTGGGAACTCTGGGCACCGTCCGAGTACGGGCAGAAACTGTGGACCACTCTGTGGGAAGCCGGACAGGACCTCGACATCAGACCGATGGGTGGTGGTGCCCTCGAGTCGATGCGTCTCGAGAAGGGTTTCCGACTGTGGGGTACCGACATCGGCACCGACGTGAACCCACTCGTAGCCGGACTTCCCTTTGCAGTCGATCTTGAAACTGACTTCATCGGAAAGGAGGCACTAGTCGAATCGAAAGAAGACGGACTTGACAAACAGATTGCCTGTCTAACTCTCGATGACTCGACGGACATCATGCTGAGTGGCCGCCCAGTCAAGAAGGACGGCGACACGATCGGCCACGTACAGGCTGGTGGCTACGGCTACAGCATCGACGAATCCATCGTCTACACGTATCTGCCGTCAACGTACGCCAAGGCTGGCACGTCAGTGACAGTCACGTGCGAAGGGGAACGATACGACGCGACAGTTCGCGACGAGCCGCTGTTCGACCCCGAACGTAACAAGATCATTAGATGA
- a CDS encoding tetrahydrofolate dehydrogenase/cyclohydrolase catalytic domain-containing protein, protein MTNHIDGNKVADRIKAELHSCIETLEQNDVTPGLATVLMSDDGASETYVSMKQQACDDIGIEGFHIEIPADAPEKRLLQRIEELNADPTVHGILVQMPVPDHVDESAVLEQVDPLHDVDGFHPENVGRLTTGNPRFKPCTPHGVQKLLEAADVDTEGKNVVIVGRSNIVGKPMMNLLVQKAENGNATVTVCHSRTEDLAAKTRQADIVIAAAGVPELIDESMLSEEAVVIDVGVNRVDTDTEKGYELVGDVEFESAKKKAAAITPVPGGVGPLTISMLLHNTIKAAALQEDVAVDLP, encoded by the coding sequence ATGACAAACCATATCGACGGGAACAAGGTTGCAGACAGAATCAAAGCAGAACTACACTCGTGTATCGAAACGCTAGAGCAAAACGATGTCACGCCGGGATTGGCGACGGTCCTGATGAGCGACGACGGCGCAAGCGAGACCTATGTCTCGATGAAACAGCAGGCCTGTGACGATATCGGTATCGAAGGGTTTCACATCGAAATTCCCGCCGACGCGCCCGAGAAACGGCTCTTGCAGCGCATTGAGGAACTGAACGCCGATCCGACAGTCCACGGGATTCTCGTCCAGATGCCGGTTCCGGACCACGTCGACGAGAGTGCCGTCCTGGAGCAGGTCGACCCGCTGCACGACGTTGACGGGTTCCATCCCGAGAACGTCGGCCGACTCACTACTGGAAATCCACGATTCAAACCATGTACGCCACACGGCGTGCAAAAACTCCTCGAAGCGGCAGACGTAGACACTGAGGGCAAGAACGTGGTTATCGTCGGCCGATCCAACATCGTCGGCAAACCGATGATGAATCTCCTGGTCCAGAAGGCCGAGAACGGCAACGCAACGGTGACTGTCTGTCACTCTCGGACGGAAGATCTCGCGGCCAAAACTCGTCAGGCGGACATCGTCATCGCGGCTGCTGGCGTCCCGGAACTGATCGACGAGTCGATGCTTTCTGAGGAGGCAGTCGTCATTGACGTCGGCGTCAATCGCGTCGACACGGACACTGAGAAAGGATACGAACTTGTCGGTGACGTTGAGTTCGAGAGTGCCAAGAAGAAAGCAGCGGCGATTACACCGGTTCCGGGTGGTGTCGGCCCGCTCACAATCTCTATGCTACTTCACAACACGATCAAGGCGGCCGCCCTCCAAGAGGACGTGGCCGTCGATCTGCCCTGA
- a CDS encoding GcvT family protein: MNADDSLPAQADTVIVGAGIVGCNVAYQLTELGRDDVVVIDQGPLPTTGGSSSHAPGIMFQTSESKILSKFASYSRQLYSALEDSDGTQAYNEVGGIEVARSDERMEYLQRRVEWAKSWGIPDPEILSPEKVGEKLPHVDTDVIQGGYYSPTDGQVSGVVACAALAREAMDRGVKFIPHTRTHDVDIEGGQVQAVVTENGTVECNDVVIATNIWARQLGEKLDVHLPVTPVEHQYTMTEPLEELADNRIEVNDHPLYENYKSVSGDKTDRLLAGPDRPILRDQDNAMYFRTHGDSYGIGSYNHEPIVPDPQELGGNEEDSEQGSVHEFTEYHMNNATHPDRPDKAPRQASDELLPATAEKELEHKYNGMFSESPNGLPVMGPVQQYDGLWTAAAIWVTHAGGAGKALAEWMENGVPRLSDGPIDLRNCNVNRFDEHEGSWDFARDTGGEEYRIVYNIMHPKWVWTDHQRDIRRTPMYHSHKELDAELWAEAGWEEPHWFESNADLLAEYGDQIPDRDGWESKYWSPIEGAEALHVRNKVGLHDMTSFNKMEVVGANAGGFIQRLCTNDMDLDVGDVRYTLICNEAGGVRADITVTRVDDDRYLLLTTGREVGNNHVAWVREQSPDDVIVNDITSSLAAMVCTGPHARDVLSKVTDVDLSDDSFPFFTSQQFFIKNVPVTALRVSYAGELGWELYTPSEYGERLWEHLMDAGEEFDIRPYGNGALNALRIEKGFRLWGEDLHTEHNPYETNLSWAVDLETDFIGKDAVVAAAEDDNIDHKVACLTLDDEDATVLPHRPVLDGDETISYIHSAEYGYTVEACVIYTYLPPEYAEPGTDLEILYEGDCYDATVREEPLLN; encoded by the coding sequence ATGAACGCAGACGATAGCCTGCCAGCCCAGGCAGATACCGTTATCGTTGGTGCTGGTATCGTTGGATGCAATGTAGCGTACCAGCTCACCGAACTCGGGCGAGACGACGTGGTTGTCATCGACCAGGGACCGCTTCCAACCACTGGTGGGTCCTCCAGCCACGCGCCAGGTATCATGTTCCAGACCTCGGAGTCGAAGATCCTCTCGAAGTTCGCCAGCTACAGCCGTCAACTGTATTCAGCTCTCGAAGATTCGGACGGCACCCAAGCCTACAACGAGGTCGGTGGCATCGAGGTTGCACGGAGCGACGAACGTATGGAGTATCTCCAACGCCGCGTCGAGTGGGCTAAGTCTTGGGGCATTCCGGATCCAGAGATCCTCTCGCCCGAAAAAGTCGGAGAGAAACTGCCACATGTCGATACTGACGTAATCCAGGGTGGGTACTACTCGCCGACCGACGGACAGGTATCGGGTGTCGTCGCCTGTGCCGCGCTCGCTCGTGAGGCAATGGACCGTGGTGTGAAGTTCATTCCGCACACTCGGACGCACGATGTCGATATTGAGGGCGGGCAGGTACAAGCGGTCGTCACCGAGAACGGGACCGTCGAATGCAACGACGTCGTCATCGCAACGAACATCTGGGCGCGCCAACTCGGTGAGAAACTCGACGTCCATCTACCGGTGACCCCTGTCGAGCATCAGTATACGATGACCGAGCCGCTCGAGGAACTCGCCGACAACCGAATCGAAGTCAACGACCACCCGCTGTACGAGAACTACAAGAGCGTCTCCGGTGACAAGACAGACCGCTTGCTTGCGGGGCCAGATCGGCCAATCCTCCGCGATCAGGACAACGCGATGTACTTCCGGACACACGGTGACTCCTATGGTATCGGCTCGTACAACCATGAGCCGATCGTGCCGGATCCACAGGAACTTGGCGGCAACGAAGAGGATAGCGAACAGGGCTCGGTCCACGAGTTTACCGAGTACCACATGAACAATGCCACCCACCCAGACCGTCCGGACAAGGCACCACGACAGGCGAGCGACGAGTTGCTGCCTGCCACGGCGGAGAAGGAACTCGAACATAAGTATAACGGGATGTTTTCGGAGTCACCCAACGGTCTGCCGGTGATGGGTCCCGTTCAGCAGTACGACGGCCTCTGGACCGCTGCCGCCATCTGGGTCACCCACGCGGGCGGTGCCGGGAAAGCGCTCGCCGAGTGGATGGAAAACGGTGTCCCGCGCCTATCCGACGGACCGATCGACCTTCGGAACTGCAACGTCAACCGGTTCGACGAACACGAAGGTAGCTGGGACTTCGCCCGAGATACCGGCGGCGAGGAGTACCGCATCGTCTACAACATCATGCACCCGAAGTGGGTGTGGACGGACCACCAGCGTGACATCCGCCGGACCCCGATGTACCACTCGCACAAAGAACTCGACGCCGAACTGTGGGCCGAGGCCGGCTGGGAAGAACCCCATTGGTTCGAATCCAACGCCGACCTGCTCGCCGAGTATGGCGACCAGATCCCGGACCGGGACGGGTGGGAGAGCAAGTATTGGTCTCCCATCGAAGGCGCCGAGGCGCTCCACGTCCGCAACAAGGTCGGCCTCCACGACATGACTTCCTTCAACAAAATGGAGGTCGTCGGGGCGAACGCCGGAGGGTTCATCCAACGGCTCTGTACGAACGACATGGACCTCGACGTTGGAGATGTCCGGTACACGCTCATATGTAACGAGGCTGGCGGCGTCCGTGCGGATATCACCGTGACCCGCGTTGACGATGATCGCTATCTACTCTTGACAACCGGTCGTGAGGTCGGAAACAACCACGTCGCCTGGGTCCGCGAACAGTCTCCGGACGACGTTATCGTCAATGACATCACCTCCAGTCTAGCAGCGATGGTCTGTACCGGTCCACACGCCCGCGACGTGCTGTCGAAGGTGACCGACGTGGACCTCTCCGATGACTCCTTCCCGTTTTTCACGAGCCAGCAGTTCTTCATTAAGAACGTGCCTGTCACCGCGCTTCGGGTGTCCTATGCTGGCGAACTCGGCTGGGAGCTGTACACACCCTCCGAGTACGGCGAACGACTCTGGGAACACCTCATGGATGCCGGCGAAGAGTTCGACATTCGACCGTACGGCAACGGCGCACTAAATGCGCTGCGCATCGAGAAGGGCTTCCGACTGTGGGGTGAGGACCTGCACACCGAACACAACCCCTATGAGACGAACCTCAGCTGGGCAGTCGATCTTGAGACCGACTTCATCGGGAAGGACGCGGTTGTGGCCGCAGCCGAGGACGATAACATCGACCACAAGGTCGCCTGTCTGACCCTCGACGACGAGGACGCTACTGTTCTCCCCCACCGTCCAGTGCTCGATGGTGATGAAACGATTAGCTACATCCACAGCGCCGAATACGGCTATACAGTCGAGGCCTGCGTCATCTACACGTATCTCCCACCGGAGTACGCAGAGCCTGGAACGGACCTCGAGATCCTCTATGAGGGTGACTGCTATGACGCAACGGTTCGCGAGGAACCGCTGCTCAACTGA
- a CDS encoding GlcG/HbpS family heme-binding protein: MVDSIPLQTAKELIEAAEQKADEIDNPMVITVANSEGNLIAQHRMDGGWLASVSISKNKAYTSAALEMATHELAEPSEPGNSLYGLQTTDDNQIVIFGGGYPLEEDGEVVGAVGVSGGAVEQDREVAEAAVEQWHELVEADAIAVDD, translated from the coding sequence ATGGTAGATTCCATTCCACTGCAGACGGCGAAAGAGCTGATAGAAGCGGCAGAGCAGAAAGCCGACGAGATCGACAATCCGATGGTGATTACGGTGGCGAACAGTGAGGGGAACCTCATCGCACAACACCGCATGGACGGTGGCTGGCTCGCCTCCGTGAGCATCTCGAAGAACAAGGCGTACACATCGGCAGCCCTCGAAATGGCGACCCACGAACTAGCAGAGCCCTCCGAACCAGGGAACTCCCTGTATGGCCTACAGACGACTGATGACAATCAGATCGTCATCTTCGGTGGCGGCTACCCGCTCGAAGAGGACGGTGAAGTTGTCGGTGCGGTCGGTGTCTCCGGCGGTGCCGTCGAGCAGGACCGTGAGGTCGCCGAAGCCGCTGTCGAGCAGTGGCACGAACTTGTCGAGGCTGACGCGATCGCTGTGGACGACTAA
- a CDS encoding creatininase family protein, with protein sequence MHLESVSWTDVDDVETALAMVPVGSTEQHGPHAPLGTDTLNAETVAESAAERFDGPIIVSPAVPVGVAEEHRQFSGTLWTSESTFRAYVRDIVGSLAFHGFDRIVLVNGHGGNIASLREVAATITRNDDAYAVPFTWFEAVGEHSSRMGHGGPLETSLLQHATPGTVHEHRLDDAAAKGGDQWGDWEHGVNLAFESAEFTENGVVGDPREASAALGEELLDAASDALVSLLETVSERNMEALSQW encoded by the coding sequence ATGCACCTCGAGAGCGTATCCTGGACTGATGTAGACGACGTAGAGACTGCCCTCGCGATGGTACCGGTCGGCAGTACGGAGCAGCATGGCCCACACGCTCCGCTAGGGACGGATACCCTCAATGCGGAGACGGTCGCAGAGTCGGCCGCGGAACGATTCGACGGCCCTATCATCGTGTCCCCCGCGGTGCCCGTAGGTGTTGCTGAAGAACACCGGCAGTTTTCGGGGACGCTTTGGACTTCCGAATCGACCTTCAGGGCGTACGTCCGTGATATCGTTGGGAGTCTTGCGTTCCACGGCTTCGATCGTATCGTTCTGGTGAACGGTCACGGTGGTAACATCGCTTCCCTCCGGGAGGTCGCAGCGACGATTACTCGAAACGACGACGCGTACGCCGTTCCCTTCACGTGGTTCGAGGCAGTCGGTGAGCATTCGTCTCGCATGGGTCACGGTGGGCCGCTAGAAACCTCGTTGCTCCAGCACGCGACCCCGGGAACCGTCCACGAGCATCGCCTCGACGACGCAGCGGCCAAAGGGGGCGACCAGTGGGGAGATTGGGAGCACGGAGTCAACCTAGCGTTCGAGTCGGCCGAATTCACCGAGAATGGCGTCGTCGGCGATCCACGGGAGGCGAGCGCTGCCCTCGGTGAGGAACTCCTCGACGCTGCGAGCGACGCGCTGGTGAGCCTGTTGGAGACTGTCTCGGAGCGTAATATGGAGGCGCTCTCACAGTGGTAG
- a CDS encoding anthranilate synthase component II encodes MILIIDNYDSFAYNLVQYVGQFDTVEVRRNDEIDVEGIRTLDPDGIIVSPGPGSPRDAGVSVDVFAEPTYPALGVCLGHQALCAAHGASVGYAPEVVHGKPSAVTHEGTDLYNGVADPFKVGRYHSLAVDRTDLPDVLVETAYTDDDRSIVMSVEHTNRPHFGVQFHPESILTDAGERIVENFCTTIVSA; translated from the coding sequence ATGATTCTCATTATTGACAACTACGATTCGTTCGCGTACAACCTGGTCCAGTACGTTGGCCAGTTCGACACTGTCGAGGTTCGGCGAAACGACGAGATCGACGTTGAGGGAATCCGTACCCTCGACCCCGATGGAATCATCGTCTCTCCCGGTCCTGGGAGTCCACGAGACGCTGGTGTCTCAGTAGACGTGTTCGCCGAGCCGACGTACCCGGCGCTCGGTGTATGCCTTGGGCATCAGGCACTCTGTGCTGCACATGGCGCTTCGGTTGGCTACGCTCCCGAAGTGGTGCACGGCAAACCGTCAGCCGTGACCCACGAAGGCACCGACCTCTACAACGGCGTCGCCGACCCGTTCAAGGTGGGACGGTACCACTCGCTGGCGGTCGACCGCACTGACCTTCCGGACGTACTGGTCGAAACAGCTTACACCGACGACGACCGGAGCATCGTGATGAGCGTCGAACACACTAACCGCCCGCACTTTGGCGTACAGTTCCACCCCGAAAGTATTCTCACGGACGCTGGAGAGCGAATCGTCGAGAATTTTTGTACCACTATTGTCTCCGCGTGA
- a CDS encoding anthranilate synthase component I family protein: MSDIEIVTTEESFVETATEAPVGARIPVEVRVTVTDPFTAYRRCRDCATDGFYLETTGGQSGWGYFGVDPVERIQVSADAVSRTDASPTLDAIETVLGREQSVRGECDVSYPCGAFGWLSYDVARELEDLPEPTADERLPRLQLGVFDRVAAWKEPRDDEVILRVVACPIVDDPTTAYLEGRESACSLARATLHGSKEVSDRPANADHATFESEIGLREYADRVQNVQEYIRDGDTFQANISHRLVAPAAVHPIHVFEAVRNVNPAPYSGLLEFPGVDLVSASPELLLEVDGDHLITEPIAGTRPRGCTPKEDRELEADLLNDEKERAEHAMLVDLERNDLGKVSTYGSVDVTEYRRVDRYSEVMHLVSRVEGRKLADASLADAVAAVFPGGTITGAPKPRTMKIIDEAETGYRGPYTGSIGIFGFNGRATLNMTIRTLVHHEDEYRLRVGGGVVHDSVPEREYDETLDKARALVTAVDKALGERASIAVETATDAVEDVE; this comes from the coding sequence ATGAGCGACATAGAGATCGTTACCACGGAGGAATCGTTTGTCGAAACTGCTACGGAGGCACCAGTTGGTGCTCGGATACCTGTCGAGGTACGTGTCACTGTCACCGATCCGTTTACCGCCTATCGTCGCTGTCGTGACTGTGCGACTGATGGGTTCTATCTGGAGACGACAGGTGGTCAGTCCGGATGGGGGTACTTCGGCGTCGATCCCGTCGAACGCATCCAGGTATCTGCAGACGCGGTGTCACGGACTGATGCTTCCCCAACGCTAGACGCCATTGAGACAGTTCTCGGCCGCGAACAGTCGGTCCGCGGCGAGTGTGACGTGTCGTATCCGTGCGGCGCCTTCGGCTGGCTCTCATACGACGTCGCTCGAGAACTGGAAGACCTACCGGAGCCGACCGCGGACGAACGCCTACCGCGCCTGCAATTGGGCGTTTTCGATCGTGTCGCGGCCTGGAAAGAACCGAGAGATGACGAGGTCATCCTTCGTGTGGTGGCCTGTCCCATCGTCGATGACCCGACGACGGCGTACCTCGAGGGGCGCGAGAGCGCATGCTCGCTGGCACGGGCCACACTCCACGGAAGTAAGGAAGTGAGTGACCGGCCAGCAAATGCTGACCACGCCACCTTCGAAAGCGAGATCGGTCTGCGCGAGTACGCCGATCGGGTGCAGAACGTACAGGAGTACATTCGCGATGGAGACACGTTCCAGGCAAACATCTCGCACCGACTCGTCGCTCCAGCAGCAGTGCACCCCATCCACGTTTTCGAGGCGGTCAGGAATGTGAACCCGGCACCCTACTCCGGATTACTCGAGTTTCCGGGAGTTGACCTCGTCAGTGCCAGCCCCGAACTCCTGCTCGAGGTCGACGGCGATCACCTCATCACGGAACCGATTGCAGGCACTCGCCCACGAGGATGCACGCCCAAGGAGGACCGGGAGCTCGAAGCCGATCTCCTAAACGACGAGAAAGAGCGAGCAGAGCACGCGATGCTCGTGGATCTGGAACGAAACGACCTCGGGAAAGTAAGCACCTACGGATCAGTCGACGTGACCGAGTATCGTCGCGTCGACCGGTATTCCGAGGTCATGCATCTCGTTTCACGTGTCGAAGGGCGCAAACTGGCGGACGCGAGTCTGGCCGATGCCGTCGCAGCGGTGTTTCCTGGCGGCACTATCACTGGCGCGCCGAAACCTCGGACGATGAAGATAATCGACGAAGCCGAAACAGGATATCGTGGGCCGTACACCGGCAGCATCGGGATCTTCGGGTTCAACGGCCGAGCGACGCTAAACATGACTATCCGGACACTCGTTCACCACGAGGACGAGTATCGCCTCCGCGTCGGCGGTGGTGTCGTTCACGATTCGGTTCCTGAACGGGAATACGATGAAACGCTCGATAAGGCGCGGGCCCTGGTGACCGCTGTCGATAAAGCGCTCGGTGAACGAGCGTCGATCGCAGTCGAGACGGCGACCGACGCAGTGGAGGATGTCGAATGA